The proteins below come from a single Mesobacillus jeotgali genomic window:
- a CDS encoding prephenate dehydrogenase has protein sequence MEGRVLIIGLGLIGGSLAMCIKGQHPQAELIGLDADKNQMDLAKMLGVIDRAAVSIEAEAPEADLIIIATPVLATENIIGLLATLQLKDEVIVTDTGSTKGYISTKAACLRSKGIAFIGGHPMAGSHKSGVAAAKRILFENAFYLLTPETTVRSETVDRLKAWLSGTRAKFLDVSPEEHDYLTGVVSHFPHIIAASLVHQASRADEGNPLVNRLAAGGFRDITRIASSNPQMWRDILLQNREVLISLLTDWQDEMSRVKELLVANEQDRIFDFFDTAKKYRDGLPVSDKGAIPSFYDLFVDVPDYPGVISEVTGYLAVENISITNIRIIETREDIYGVLVISFQTPDDRARAQECIGKKTDYEMSVAE, from the coding sequence ATGGAAGGCCGCGTATTGATCATTGGTCTTGGTTTGATTGGCGGCTCTCTGGCAATGTGTATAAAAGGGCAGCATCCGCAGGCAGAACTAATTGGCTTGGATGCCGATAAAAATCAAATGGATCTGGCCAAGATGCTGGGTGTCATTGACCGTGCAGCAGTCAGTATAGAGGCGGAAGCACCGGAGGCGGACTTAATCATTATTGCGACTCCGGTATTGGCCACCGAAAACATAATTGGCCTATTAGCTACATTGCAACTGAAAGATGAGGTCATTGTTACCGACACCGGCAGTACAAAGGGATATATTTCAACTAAGGCCGCGTGCCTGAGATCAAAAGGAATTGCCTTCATTGGCGGCCATCCAATGGCCGGTTCCCATAAAAGCGGTGTTGCCGCAGCCAAAAGAATCCTGTTTGAAAATGCATTCTATCTTCTTACACCTGAGACTACAGTCAGAAGTGAGACGGTAGACCGGCTAAAAGCCTGGCTTTCTGGCACGAGGGCAAAGTTCCTGGATGTTTCACCTGAAGAACATGACTATCTAACAGGAGTTGTCAGCCATTTTCCACATATAATAGCAGCTTCCCTCGTCCACCAGGCATCACGGGCGGACGAAGGTAATCCTCTCGTCAACCGTCTGGCTGCTGGAGGGTTCAGGGATATAACCCGAATCGCATCAAGTAATCCGCAGATGTGGAGAGACATCCTGCTTCAAAACCGGGAGGTCCTCATTTCGCTGTTAACTGACTGGCAAGATGAAATGAGCCGGGTAAAAGAATTGCTGGTAGCTAATGAACAGGACAGGATCTTTGATTTTTTTGATACAGCCAAAAAATATCGGGATGGCCTCCCGGTAAGCGACAAAGGGGCTATTCCAAGCTTTTATGATCTGTTTGTGGATGTCCCTGACTATCCAGGGGTGATTTCTGAAGTCACCGGATATCTAGCAGTGGAAAACATCAGTATAACGAATATCAGAATCATAGAAACTCGTGAAGATATATACGGGGTACTGGTGATCAGTTTCCAGACGCCTGACGACCGTGCCAGGGCACAAGAATGTATTGGAAAAAAGACAGACTATGAAATGTCTGTTGCAGAGTAG
- the hisC gene encoding histidinol-phosphate transaminase, with product MRWKEQLLKLNPYQPGKSISEVKRQYGLSEIVKLASNENPFGSSEKVQNEIANYAGKYSIYPDGYATELRTHLADHLGVKEAQIIFGNGSDEIIQMIARGLLTPESKTVMAAPTFPQYKHNGIIEGCEITEIPLVDGAHNLEGMAAAIDDRTTVVWLCSPNNPTGVYITEEELTAFMARVPSDVLVVLDEAYFEYVTAEDYHDSLSLLEQYKNLIILRTFSKIYGLASFRVGYGIAHEDTIRALEPAREPFNVNTLAQAAAIAALGDQKFVDECKIENKNGLQQFYDFCDRTELKYFPSEGNFILIDFNRDGQEVFQYLLERGYIVRSGTALGFPTCVRITIGSKEQNQGVIELIKEYLSIDTVISK from the coding sequence ATGAGATGGAAAGAGCAGCTACTAAAATTAAACCCGTATCAGCCTGGTAAATCGATCAGTGAAGTGAAAAGGCAGTATGGTTTATCCGAGATTGTAAAATTGGCATCAAATGAGAATCCATTTGGATCTTCAGAAAAAGTGCAAAATGAAATCGCAAATTATGCTGGTAAGTATTCAATATACCCAGATGGATATGCAACCGAGCTTCGTACACATTTGGCAGACCATTTAGGTGTAAAGGAAGCACAAATCATTTTTGGCAACGGGTCGGATGAAATCATCCAAATGATTGCCCGCGGCTTGCTTACACCTGAGTCAAAAACTGTGATGGCCGCTCCGACTTTTCCGCAGTATAAGCACAATGGAATTATCGAAGGCTGTGAAATAACAGAAATTCCATTAGTGGACGGTGCTCATAACTTGGAGGGGATGGCTGCTGCCATTGATGATCGGACAACAGTTGTCTGGTTATGCTCTCCGAATAATCCGACAGGTGTCTATATAACCGAAGAAGAATTAACAGCGTTTATGGCACGGGTACCAAGCGATGTGCTTGTCGTGCTTGATGAAGCTTATTTTGAATATGTGACAGCGGAAGATTATCATGATTCCCTGAGTCTATTAGAGCAGTATAAAAACTTGATTATCCTGCGGACATTTTCCAAAATATACGGCCTGGCCAGTTTTCGGGTTGGTTATGGAATCGCCCACGAAGATACCATCAGGGCACTTGAACCGGCAAGAGAGCCATTCAATGTCAATACATTGGCGCAGGCAGCTGCAATAGCAGCGCTTGGTGACCAAAAATTTGTAGATGAATGTAAAATCGAAAACAAAAACGGCCTCCAGCAATTTTATGATTTTTGTGATCGTACAGAGTTAAAATATTTCCCATCGGAAGGCAACTTCATCTTGATCGATTTTAACAGGGATGGCCAGGAGGTTTTTCAATACCTGCTTGAAAGAGGTTATATTGTGCGTTCCGGTACAGCACTTGGATTCCCAACCTGTGTAAGGATTACCATTGGCTCAAAAGAACAAAACCAAGGTGTAATTGAATTGATCAAAGAATACTTGAGTATTGATACTGTAATATCTAAATAA
- the aroH gene encoding chorismate mutase, with translation MIRGVRGAITVNKNDEQEIITAAERLLKEAVAANDITPNDVASIFISATDDVDAAFPARALRNLDGWTYVPVMCMQELSVPGSLQKCIRVMIHFNTEKPQEEIKHIYLEGAAGLRPDL, from the coding sequence ATGATTAGGGGAGTAAGAGGAGCTATTACAGTAAACAAAAATGATGAACAAGAAATCATAACAGCTGCTGAAAGACTTTTAAAAGAAGCAGTCGCTGCCAACGATATTACACCGAATGATGTTGCTTCAATTTTCATTTCTGCTACTGATGATGTTGATGCAGCCTTTCCGGCAAGGGCTTTAAGAAATTTGGACGGCTGGACCTATGTTCCGGTCATGTGTATGCAAGAATTATCAGTTCCCGGCTCGCTGCAGAAGTGTATCAGAGTCATGATTCATTTCAACACTGAGAAACCACAGGAAGAGATCAAGCATATTTACCTTGAGGGAGCTGCAGGATTACGACCTGATTTATAA
- the aroB gene encoding 3-dehydroquinate synthase — MQQVNIVASTKTYPVYIGNGAIRQLRSIVQETEDKYTSIMIITDGTVAKHHLDSFYKHTGLERIFEKIVPSGEKAKTFDVYQDCLTSALENKLDRKSLIISFGGGAVGDLAGFVAATYMRGIRFIQVPTTILAHDSAVGGKVAINHPLGKNMIGAFHQPEAVVYDLDFLQTLPEHEVRSGFAEVIKHSLIRDENFYFWLKEEIYSLDKMNDSQLLEFLTKGIQIKGSVVAEDERETGIRAFLNFGHTLGHAIEAEAGYGKVTHGEAVAIGMVFALQLSKQLLDLDFDVKAFTNWLNNLGYITKIPAGLSSEQLLERMKQDKKTVNGAIRFVLLEKLGVPSLKEVEEKVLRMNLMKFAEEGELHD; from the coding sequence ATGCAGCAAGTGAATATCGTTGCAAGCACAAAAACCTATCCTGTTTATATTGGTAATGGTGCTATTCGTCAACTGCGAAGTATTGTTCAAGAGACTGAAGACAAATATACATCGATCATGATTATTACTGATGGAACAGTCGCCAAGCACCATCTTGATTCATTTTACAAACACACAGGCCTGGAAAGAATTTTTGAAAAAATCGTCCCATCAGGGGAAAAAGCGAAAACGTTCGATGTTTATCAGGATTGTCTTACTTCAGCGCTTGAAAATAAACTTGACAGGAAGTCGCTGATCATCTCTTTTGGCGGCGGGGCAGTCGGAGATTTGGCAGGGTTTGTGGCCGCAACTTATATGAGGGGAATCCGCTTCATACAAGTCCCGACCACTATTCTTGCTCATGATAGTGCCGTGGGAGGGAAGGTGGCAATCAACCACCCATTAGGCAAGAATATGATTGGGGCCTTCCATCAACCCGAAGCTGTCGTCTATGATTTGGATTTCCTGCAAACACTCCCTGAACATGAAGTTCGATCCGGCTTTGCGGAAGTAATCAAGCACTCCCTGATAAGAGATGAAAACTTTTATTTTTGGCTTAAAGAAGAAATCTATTCATTGGATAAAATGAATGATTCACAATTGCTTGAGTTTTTGACGAAGGGCATCCAAATTAAAGGATCTGTTGTCGCAGAAGATGAGAGGGAGACCGGAATTCGTGCATTTTTGAATTTCGGGCACACTCTTGGCCACGCAATTGAAGCCGAAGCAGGTTACGGAAAAGTTACTCACGGGGAGGCTGTAGCAATCGGGATGGTATTTGCCCTTCAATTAAGCAAACAATTGCTTGATCTTGATTTCGATGTAAAAGCATTCACGAACTGGCTTAACAATCTTGGATATATAACCAAGATTCCAGCGGGACTCTCTTCGGAACAGTTGCTGGAAAGAATGAAGCAGGATAAAAAAACTGTTAATGGGGCAATCCGTTTCGTATTACTTGAAAAGCTCGGAGTGCCTTCCCTCAAGGAAGTCGAGGAAAAGGTATTAAGGATGAACCTGATGAAGTTTGCAGAAGAGGGGGAGTTACATGATTAG
- the aroC gene encoding chorismate synthase, with product MRYLTAGESHGPQLTTIIEGMPAGMPLVAEDINQELARRQKGYGRGRRMQIEKDQVQITSGIRHGYTLGSPIALVVENNDWKHWTGIMGQEPLDDLSSDEVKRKISRPRPGHADLNGAIKYGHRDMRNVLERSSARETTVRVAAGAAAKKLLSLLGIELVAHVVEIGGVIAEKQDFVSLEQLKEVTEASPVRCFDPEAGTKMMAAIDDAKQNGDSIGGVVEVIAEGMPAGVGSYVHYDRKLDGKLAAAIMSINAFKGVEIGIGFEAARRPGSQVHDEIAWEEGSGYYRKTNRLGGLEGGMTTGMPIVVRGVMKPIPTLYKPLMSVDIDSKEPFAASIERSDACAVPAAAVVAESVVAWELASVIVDQFYSDRFDTLKASIEEQRRTARDF from the coding sequence ATGAGGTATTTAACAGCTGGAGAATCACATGGACCGCAGCTAACGACGATTATAGAGGGAATGCCAGCAGGCATGCCGCTCGTGGCAGAAGATATAAACCAAGAGCTGGCGCGCAGGCAGAAAGGCTATGGCCGCGGAAGAAGGATGCAAATTGAAAAGGATCAGGTGCAGATCACTTCAGGGATTCGGCATGGGTATACATTAGGTTCGCCGATTGCCCTTGTTGTAGAAAATAATGATTGGAAGCACTGGACCGGGATTATGGGACAGGAACCGCTCGATGACCTATCCTCTGATGAAGTCAAAAGGAAGATTTCACGTCCTCGACCTGGTCATGCAGACTTAAATGGGGCAATTAAGTATGGCCATCGGGATATGAGGAATGTTCTCGAACGTTCATCTGCCAGGGAAACGACTGTCAGGGTCGCAGCAGGTGCTGCCGCAAAAAAACTGCTATCACTGCTGGGTATCGAGTTGGTTGCCCATGTTGTTGAAATTGGCGGTGTGATAGCTGAAAAGCAGGATTTCGTTTCACTGGAACAGCTTAAAGAAGTAACAGAAGCTTCACCGGTCAGATGCTTCGATCCTGAAGCTGGGACAAAAATGATGGCAGCAATTGATGACGCGAAGCAAAATGGAGATTCTATTGGCGGTGTCGTTGAGGTAATAGCCGAGGGTATGCCTGCTGGAGTGGGCAGCTATGTCCATTATGACCGCAAGCTTGATGGGAAGCTTGCTGCGGCCATTATGAGCATCAATGCTTTCAAAGGTGTGGAGATCGGTATTGGCTTCGAAGCAGCCAGAAGGCCTGGCAGCCAGGTACATGATGAGATTGCCTGGGAAGAGGGCAGTGGATACTACCGGAAAACGAACCGGCTTGGAGGCCTTGAAGGCGGGATGACAACGGGCATGCCAATCGTTGTCCGTGGTGTAATGAAACCGATCCCGACTCTTTACAAGCCATTGATGAGTGTCGATATTGATTCCAAGGAACCTTTTGCTGCGAGTATTGAACGATCAGATGCCTGTGCTGTCCCTGCTGCTGCAGTGGTTGCTGAAAGCGTTGTTGCCTGGGAACTTGCTTCAGTCATCGTCGACCAATTTTACTCAGATCGATTTGACACATTAAAGGCATCAATCGAAGAGCAAAGAAGGACTGCGAGGGACTTTTAA
- a CDS encoding CheR family methyltransferase, giving the protein MPQDYEQFISKIYQKTGINLALYKEAQMKRRLTSLYQKKGYSSFKEFFQALDNDKQLMNEFLDRMTINVSEFYRNAKRWEVLDQSMIPELLSKNPKPKIWSAACSTGEEPYTLSMVLSKHLPLSKIQILATDIDDNVLAKAKLGVYSERALNEAPEEMVKKFFRQDGSYYAVEDDIKKTVTFKKQNLLADHFGGPFDLIVCRNVLIYFTEEAKESIYHKFSAALRPGGILFVGSTEQIFNPGTYNFETADTFFYRKK; this is encoded by the coding sequence ATGCCGCAAGACTATGAACAGTTTATTTCGAAAATCTACCAGAAGACTGGTATAAACCTTGCTCTATACAAAGAAGCCCAAATGAAAAGAAGGTTGACTTCACTCTATCAAAAGAAGGGCTACTCATCTTTCAAAGAGTTTTTCCAGGCTCTGGACAATGACAAGCAGCTCATGAACGAATTTTTGGATCGAATGACAATCAATGTCTCCGAGTTTTATAGAAACGCAAAGCGGTGGGAAGTCCTCGATCAATCGATGATTCCAGAGTTGTTAAGCAAAAATCCAAAGCCGAAAATCTGGAGCGCAGCCTGCTCAACTGGAGAAGAGCCTTATACCTTATCAATGGTGCTGTCAAAGCATTTGCCATTATCGAAGATCCAAATTCTTGCGACAGATATTGATGATAACGTACTTGCAAAAGCCAAGCTCGGAGTTTATTCAGAAAGGGCATTGAATGAAGCCCCTGAAGAAATGGTTAAAAAGTTTTTTCGGCAGGATGGATCTTATTATGCTGTGGAAGATGACATTAAGAAGACTGTAACCTTTAAAAAGCAAAATTTGCTTGCCGACCATTTTGGCGGACCTTTTGATTTAATTGTCTGCCGCAATGTCCTCATTTATTTTACCGAGGAGGCAAAGGAAAGTATTTACCATAAATTCAGTGCAGCATTAAGGCCTGGCGGGATTTTGTTTGTGGGAAGCACAGAACAAATCTTCAACCCTGGCACATATAACTTTGAAACTGCAGATACTTTCTTTTACAGAAAGAAATAA
- the ndk gene encoding nucleoside-diphosphate kinase, whose translation MEKTYLMVKPDGVQRNLIGEVVARFEKKGFQLVGAKLMNIPRELAEEHYGEHKERPFFGELVDFITSGPVFAMVWQGENVISTARQMMGATNPKDAAPGTIRGDFGVTVGKNVIHGSDSPESAEREIGLFFKQEELAEYSKLINEWVY comes from the coding sequence ATGGAAAAGACTTATTTGATGGTAAAGCCTGACGGTGTACAGCGCAACCTGATTGGTGAAGTTGTAGCCCGTTTCGAAAAGAAAGGCTTCCAGCTTGTTGGCGCAAAACTTATGAACATCCCAAGAGAACTTGCTGAAGAGCATTACGGCGAACATAAAGAGCGTCCATTCTTCGGTGAATTAGTAGACTTCATTACTTCAGGCCCAGTATTCGCTATGGTATGGCAGGGAGAGAATGTTATTTCTACAGCACGCCAGATGATGGGTGCAACTAACCCTAAGGATGCAGCTCCTGGAACAATCCGCGGAGACTTCGGGGTTACTGTAGGCAAGAACGTAATTCACGGATCTGACTCACCAGAAAGTGCAGAGCGTGAAATCGGACTATTCTTCAAACAAGAAGAACTTGCTGAATACAGCAAATTAATCAACGAGTGGGTTTACTAA
- the hepT gene encoding heptaprenyl diphosphate synthase component II, translated as MKMKLLYTYLNSDLTLIERELEEAIQADSQLLSQASLHLLKAGGKRIRPVFVLLGGKFGDYDINIIKDAAVSLELIHMASLVHDDVIDDAELRRGQATIKAKWDNRIAMYTGDYIFARALELMTDIKNPTAHQILSDTIVELSVGEIEQIKDKYNFDQNLRNYLLRIKRKTALLIAASCQLGAVVSGVPEQDHRKLYKFGYYVGMSFQITDDVLDFTGTEKELGKPAGGDLLQGNITLPVLYAMQDEYIKSRIRNVHEGMPREELNEILKLVQDSGAIEKSLKISDRYLDKALEILEELPSNKAKKSLRDIARFIGKRKY; from the coding sequence ATGAAGATGAAGTTACTATATACATATTTGAATTCTGATTTGACATTGATAGAAAGAGAACTGGAAGAAGCGATCCAGGCGGATTCCCAGCTGCTAAGCCAGGCTAGCCTGCACTTGCTTAAAGCCGGCGGGAAACGGATCAGGCCCGTTTTTGTTCTCCTCGGCGGAAAATTCGGTGATTATGATATCAATATCATCAAGGATGCAGCAGTCTCACTTGAACTCATCCATATGGCCTCCCTGGTCCATGATGACGTAATCGACGATGCTGAATTGCGCAGAGGGCAGGCGACAATCAAAGCAAAATGGGATAACAGGATTGCGATGTATACTGGGGATTATATTTTTGCCAGGGCGTTGGAGCTTATGACTGACATCAAAAATCCGACAGCACACCAAATCCTCTCTGATACAATAGTCGAACTAAGTGTTGGCGAAATAGAACAGATAAAAGATAAATATAATTTTGACCAGAACCTGCGTAATTACTTGCTGAGAATCAAGCGGAAGACTGCTCTTCTTATTGCAGCGAGCTGTCAGCTTGGTGCGGTAGTATCAGGAGTTCCTGAACAGGACCACCGTAAATTGTATAAGTTTGGCTACTATGTCGGTATGTCCTTCCAGATCACCGATGACGTGCTGGATTTCACTGGTACAGAAAAAGAACTTGGGAAGCCTGCTGGCGGGGACCTTCTGCAGGGGAATATAACTCTTCCTGTACTGTACGCAATGCAGGACGAATACATCAAAAGCCGCATCAGGAATGTACATGAGGGCATGCCAAGAGAAGAACTTAATGAAATACTTAAGCTTGTTCAGGATTCCGGTGCGATTGAAAAATCACTGAAAATCAGTGACCGTTACCTGGATAAGGCCCTTGAAATCCTTGAAGAGCTCCCATCTAATAAGGCCAAGAAGTCATTGCGCGATATCGCCAGGTTCATCGGGAAACGCAAGTATTAG
- a CDS encoding demethylmenaquinone methyltransferase — MQQSKEQRVHGVFEKIYENYDQMNSVISFQQHIKWRNDTMKKMNVQKGAKALDVCCGTADWTIALAEAAGKDGEVVGLDFSKNMLKIGEEKLQARNLDQANLIHGNAMELPFEDNSFDYVTIGFGLRNVPDYNQVLREMYRVLKPGGMAVCLETSQPTMPGFKQAYRLYFRFVMPMFGKLFAKSYDEYSWLQESAKDFPGMKELAKMFSEAGFINVEYKPYSGGVAAVHIGRK; from the coding sequence ATGCAGCAATCGAAAGAACAACGTGTTCATGGAGTCTTTGAAAAAATCTATGAGAATTACGATCAAATGAATTCTGTCATCAGTTTTCAGCAGCATATTAAATGGCGCAATGACACAATGAAAAAGATGAATGTCCAAAAGGGAGCCAAAGCACTTGATGTTTGTTGCGGAACGGCTGATTGGACGATTGCGCTTGCAGAAGCTGCCGGGAAAGATGGCGAAGTAGTCGGACTTGATTTCAGCAAAAATATGCTGAAGATAGGCGAGGAGAAATTGCAGGCCCGCAACCTGGATCAGGCAAATCTAATCCATGGGAATGCAATGGAGCTCCCGTTCGAGGATAATAGTTTTGACTATGTAACCATTGGTTTTGGTCTGAGAAATGTGCCTGATTACAATCAGGTGCTGCGTGAAATGTACAGGGTCCTTAAACCGGGCGGGATGGCAGTATGCCTCGAAACCTCCCAGCCTACAATGCCGGGTTTCAAGCAAGCATACCGATTATACTTCAGGTTTGTCATGCCGATGTTCGGCAAACTGTTCGCTAAGAGCTATGATGAGTATTCCTGGCTCCAGGAATCCGCTAAAGATTTTCCAGGCATGAAAGAGCTTGCCAAAATGTTCTCCGAAGCAGGTTTCATTAATGTTGAATACAAGCCATATAGCGGCGGGGTAGCAGCCGTGCATATCGGCCGGAAATAG
- a CDS encoding heptaprenyl diphosphate synthase component 1, with translation MIYLLDLQNKLDGTRELLLEKLSHPYLLEHVESPFIDDDRLLLLTSLMEQQEVNQEKAKNYTVTTMLLQIALDTHEQVHNSQPGEEDESHKRRQLTVLAGIYFSGLYYKLLADMDDIEMIKLLASGVKEVNEQKILLYQKEAEAIDKLMESVKLIESALLGKVADHLDASEWFEFASNWLFVKRLLSEETKFIKSGSSLVFNALKKIALPKMDQSTTDLSSEQQKYLLTICTRYIEFSMTKINAALKKLPGMNSLLMERLDLIAGQHQTMSKKFAEEG, from the coding sequence GTGATTTATTTGCTAGATTTACAAAACAAATTAGACGGCACAAGAGAGCTTCTTCTCGAAAAACTTTCACATCCTTATTTGCTGGAGCATGTAGAATCTCCTTTTATAGATGATGACAGGCTCTTGTTGCTTACCTCATTGATGGAACAGCAGGAAGTAAATCAGGAAAAAGCAAAGAACTATACTGTGACCACAATGCTCCTGCAAATTGCCCTTGATACCCATGAGCAGGTCCATAACTCACAACCAGGTGAAGAGGATGAAAGCCATAAGCGCCGCCAGCTTACGGTTCTCGCTGGAATTTATTTCAGTGGACTATATTACAAGCTGCTGGCTGATATGGATGATATAGAAATGATCAAGCTATTAGCTTCAGGTGTAAAAGAAGTCAATGAGCAGAAAATTTTGTTGTATCAAAAAGAAGCTGAAGCGATCGATAAATTAATGGAAAGTGTTAAATTAATCGAGTCGGCTCTTTTAGGCAAGGTCGCTGACCATTTGGATGCTTCAGAATGGTTTGAATTCGCTTCCAATTGGCTTTTTGTCAAGAGACTGCTTTCAGAAGAAACCAAGTTCATTAAATCCGGCAGTTCACTGGTTTTTAATGCGCTAAAAAAGATTGCTCTGCCAAAAATGGACCAGAGTACAACAGATCTGTCATCGGAACAGCAGAAATACCTTTTAACAATTTGCACAAGATATATTGAATTCTCAATGACGAAGATAAATGCAGCATTAAAGAAGCTGCCAGGGATGAACAGCTTGCTGATGGAACGGTTAGACCTGATTGCAGGGCAGCATCAGACCATGTCTAAAAAATTCGCGGAAGAAGGGTAA
- the mtrB gene encoding trp RNA-binding attenuation protein MtrB: MDKKQSVNTDYVVIKAIEDGVNVIGLTRGTDTRFHHSEKLDQGEVMIAQFTEHTSAIKIRGHAKIVTPFGEIMSEKK, translated from the coding sequence ATGGATAAGAAACAAAGCGTTAATACGGATTATGTAGTAATCAAGGCCATTGAGGATGGCGTGAATGTTATTGGTCTTACAAGAGGGACCGACACTCGATTCCATCATTCTGAGAAACTCGACCAGGGTGAAGTTATGATTGCTCAGTTTACAGAACATACCTCTGCCATCAAAATCAGAGGGCATGCAAAGATCGTCACTCCATTCGGTGAAATAATGAGTGAGAAGAAGTAG